The genomic interval ATACACGGAAATTACGCCGTCAAAAGATCGGCTTTATCTTCCAATCGCACAATCTCATCCCCTTTTTAAACGTCGAAGAGAACATAACGCTCGTTCCGCTGATGAATAAAACCAACCCCAAAGAAGCGACGCTCAAAGCGAAAGAGCTGTTGGAGTATTTGGGTGTGGGGAACAAACTCACCGCGATGCCCTCACAACTTTCAGGCGGGCAGAGTCAACGCGTGGCCATCGCTAGATCGCTCGCCAATAATCCAAAAATCATTTTAGCCGATGAGCCAACCGCCGCCTTGGACGGCGAACGTGCCCTTTCGGTGATGCATTTACTTAAAAAACTTGCCACCGAACAAGACGTTGCTATCTTGGTCGTCACGCATGATGAACGGATGATTCCGTTATTTGATCGAATTATTCGTGTGAATGATGGGTTTGTGAGCGAAGAGCTAAAATAAATATTTTGCCTTAAAAAGGTACCAAACTATGCACATGATCTTAAGCTCCTATACTATAAAATAATTTTATCGATCATAGGCAAGGAGTCCTTTTGGAAAACAACAAACATCATCTCATCGCCGAGTTTGAAAAAGAGCTCAAGCAGTATGAAAGCTTTAGCGACAAAATGGACATCTTACTCAAAGAACTCCTAGACCAAGAGAACATCTCGTACCACTCCATCGAAAACCGTGTCAAAGAAAAAAGCAGTTTGTCGAAAAAAATTGACGGTAAAAACAAGTACCAAAACCTGGACGAGATCACCGATATTGTGGGGTGTCGCATCATCAGCTACTTTGAAATCGATGTTGAAAAAATTGTCAATCTGATCTTTAAAGAGTTCAAAATAGACGAAGTCAATTCCATCGACAAAAAGAAAATCTTAGACCCTGACCGTTTTGGCTACCTCTCCTACCACATCATCTGCTCCATCAACGATGAAAGGGCACAGCTTAGAGAGTATAAAAACTACAAAAATCTCAAATTTGAAATCCAAGTGCGAACCATTCTCCAACACGCATGGGCGGAGATAGAACACGACATAGGCTACAAGTCGAACATCGCCGTTCCTAGGGAGTTCCGTCGAAAATTCTCACGCATAGCGAGCATTCTTGAAATTGCCGATGATGAATTTAGCAGACTCAAACTTGACATCCATAATTACGTTGAAACCATCTCTAAACAGGGGTTTGAAAACATCGACATTAACGCCGAAAGCCTCAAACTTTTCATCGAACAATCAAACGATCTTGAAGAGATAGAAGCCTACATTATCGAAAAACTAGAGCTCACATCCATTGCTTTTTCAGAGCAGATGCAAGCGGCAAACATCAGCCTTTTTTTAAATATTATCAACACGTTTACAACCTATAAAGAGATATTGGAAGTTCAAAACTCCATTCAAAAAAACAAAAAGCTCATCAAACAATTCATCGTCAAATGGGCACATGCGAGAGGTAAATTGCTGGAGCGATTTCGTGAAAATTTCGAGCAAAAAGATGGTTTCATCATCGGTTACGCTTTGATGATCGAGTTTTTAGAAACCAACCACAAAGAGGGACTCGGAGCATTTTTCCCAAGTCTTTCTGCTCACGAAAAAGAAGAAGCAGTGGCTTTGGCTTTGAAAATCTATAAGGAAATTACGCGTAATAAGTGAAGGTGAAAATCTTTACATGTAAAGATTTTGTATAGAATTTAGCCTATTTTATTTTTTAGAAACATCAAAATCATACAAACGAATTTAAGTTTCTTCTTCTAACTCTTTTTTCATCACCTCTATTTGAGTTTTAAGTAGAGGGAACTGCTCAGTAATCACTTTCCAAACGATCTCTTCGTCGATTTCAAAGTACCAGTGAATGAGTTTGTCGCGCATTTTTGCCATGAGTGACCATGGAATTTAAAGGTATTTTGAGGCTATTTCATCAGGAATTTGTTTGGTGGCTTCACCGATGACTTCGAGTTCACGCACACAAGCACTCACCGTTTTATCATCAGCCTTGAAGTGTTCAAAGTCGTAGCCCGAAGTAAAAGCTTCTATCTTGTGAATGCTTTTAAGGATGTCATCCAGATACAAAAGATAATTGCGTTTCATACCGCAATCGCCTCTTTGAGGATGTTTTGGCAGAGCTCCGCTCGAAGTTTTCGCTTAGGCACTAAATCAACATTTTTACCCAATGCGCTTTTGAGTTTTTCTTCGAGTTCGATAAAGGTCAACAAATCAGGTGTTTGCGAGAAATCAACGAGAAGATCAATATCGCTTTTTTCAGTCGCTTCACCTCGTGCCGTTGAGCCAAAAAGGGCGAGTGATGTGATGTGATAATGCCCAGCAAATTGTGCTTTTAAAGCAGATAATTTTTGCAAAATCAGCTCTTTTTCACTCATGGAAGCCCTCCTTCAATTTTGACTTTATTGTACCAAAAAAGCCTATAAGTTGGTATAATCCGCGTTATGCAAACAATTTACGGTGATAGAGCAAAATGTTATCAATGTCATAGACCCAAAAGCTCGTGTATGTGCGGCCATATTTGCCCCATAGAAACGCACACTAAATTCATCGTTTTGATGCACCCCAAAGAGTTTAAAAAAACCAAAAATGGTACGGGGCATTTGACGCATTTATCGCTTCCAAACTCTGAGCTTTTTATGGGTATCGACTTTAGTGACAATGCGCGCATTAACGAAATTATCGAGGCGTATGAGAGTTTCATTCTCTACCCATCCTCTCATGCTATCAACCTCAGCCATCAAAATCCGCTCGCTGAAACATCTTTACATGTAAAAAAGCCCATGGCGATTTTTCTCATTGATTCGACGTGGGCGTGTTCGCTTAAAATGATGCGTGAAAGTAAGAATTTGCACGCTCTGGCGCACATCAGTTTTGATTCTACCAAGCGTTCAGAGTTTAAGATCAAAGAGCAGCCGCTGGAGTACTGTCTCTCAACCATTGAGTCCACACTCACGGTTTTAGAGCTTCTGAGTCAGTGGCAGATCGAGACGATAAAACACGAGCAGTTAGAAGCGTTTCTCACTCCGTTTCACGCGATGATTCATTATCAATTAGTGTGCATCCAAAACCCATTGCATCAAGCGGTGAGGTTTAAGCCCAAAAAATCAAAGGCTGTTGATGCGTAACATTATCTCCTTTATCCTATTTTTGACACTCTATTCCCTTCCCCTTCAGGCGATGCCAGAGGATGCTGTTTTAAAAAAGATGATCGGACGCATGCTCGTCATTGGTTTTGATGATGCGACGATTGATGCGCAAAGTGCTATCGTTCAAGAGCTTCAAACCTATGAACTGGGTGGGGTTATTTTATTTGATCGATTTTATAAAGAGAGAGAACGGATAAAAAATATTAGCTCTCCTGCACAGCTGCAAGAGCTGACCAAACAACTCAAACACTATGCGCAAAAGCCGCTGCTGATTTCGATTGATCAAGAGGGTGGAAAGGTTGCGAGGCTCAAAAAACGTGATGGATTTAGCGAATTTCCTTCCGCTTTTTCATTCTCCAAAAGCTCCTTCGAACATGCCAAAGAACGCTACACGCAGATGGCGCAGATGCTAAAAGAATACGGCATCAACTGCGACTTTGGTCCCGTAGTCGACTTGGCGATCAACGCTGAAAACAGAGTGATCGTTGGGCTAGAGCGCTCCTATGGAAAAGAGAGTGAGGCGGTGACACAGTACGCTCAAATTTTTAGTGATGCGCTTAAAAGCAAAGGCGTTATCAGCGTACTCAAGCACTTTCCTGGGCATGGATCTTCTCTGGGCGATTCGCATCAAGGCTTTGTCGATGTCACACAAACGTGGAGCGAAAAAGAGCTAGAGCCTTACCAAAATCTCATCAATACCAATACTGTTTCGATGATCATGTCTGCGCATGTTTATAACGCAAAACTCGATGACACCTACCCCGCAACGCTCTCATATGCCATCAATTCCACACTTTTGAGAGGCAAAATGCACTACCATGGCGTGCTCATAAGTGATGATTTGCAAATGGAAGCGATTGCAAACTATTACACCCTCAAAGAGACAGTCACCTTGGCGATCAATTCAGGCATCGATATGCTTCTTTTTGGCAACCAGCTCTCAAAAACACAAACTAATGCCATCGTTGAGACCATTTTTTCACAAATTAAAAGCGGTAAAATTCCGCTTGCACGCATCCTTGAAGCCAATGAACGCATTGCAAGATTACCACTTTAATAGACTTCTTGTAAAACTCAATTTACAAGAAGTAAAAGCACTAAAAGTGCGTGGGCATTCTGCCGAGGAAAACCTCGTATTAACATCGTCTTTAGAGCTTTGCTTTAAAGACGTATCAAGAGTTCTGCAAGAACTTTAATGTTTACATGTAAGGATTTTTCTTTACATGTAAACCATTTAACCCCTCTTTTAGACCACTTTCGTTATAACTTCACGATTTGTTTTTTAAAAAATACTTAAAAATCTCAACGTAACTAAGGGTTAAGCTCGGTGCTTTTGTAACGTTTCTTTACACTAAACTGTATCAAAAAGAAACTGTGTCACGTTTCGCTACATTTAAGTGTGTCAAAAAGGTACGTTTGTCTCTCAAAAACGTCGTATTTCTCAAAAATGTCGCTTTGAAGTCGCTTTGTATTTTTAGAATGCACGCATCTTATCACAAGGAATAAAAATGATCTCATGGTGGAAACACATGGCTCTGTGGAAAAAGATCTTCATAGGACTCTGTTTGGGTCTCATCGTCGGACTTCTGTTCAAAGACGTAGCACTCATGCTTAAGCCTCTAGGAACGCTCTTTATTAACCTCATCAAAATGTTGATTGTTCCTCTCATCTTTGCCACATTGGTAACGGGCATCACGTCGATGGAAGATTTGAGCAAAATGCGTCGCATTGGTCTCAAAACATTTTCAATCTACTTAGTGACCACCGCGATTGCCGTAGCAATTGGTCTTGCCTTTGGTATTTTCTTTGAGCCAGGCGCTGGGGTCGCACTGAATAACACAGCGGCTGTTGTAGCGAAAAAAGCACCACCGCTTATCGATACACTCTTAGCACTTATTACCACAAATCCTGTCGAAAGCCTCGCGAAAGGCGACATTTTACAAATTATCTTTTTTGCTATTTTCTTAGGCATTTCCATCAGCCTAGCAGGCGAAAAAGGCAAACCCGTCGCGGCCTTTTTTGACTCTTTTTCCGAAGTGATGTTCAAAATGACAGAAATCGTCATCTCATTTGCACCTATCGGTGTTTTTGGTTTGATGGCATGGGTTTCTGCGTCGTATGGAATTGATGTGCTCATTAGCCTTGCCAAAGTCATCGCATGTGTCTACATTGCATCGATCATTCACATGGCACTGACGATGGGCGGAGGAATTGCTTTGCTCGCAAGGCTCAACCCTATCACGTTTTTCAAAGGTGTTGCTTCGGCGCAAACGGTTGCATTTACCACTACCAGTAGCTCAGGAACTCTTCCCATAACAACCAGTAATGCTATCCATAATCTGGGTGTTTCCAAGCCGATCGCAAGCTTTGTTCTGCCACTCACTGGGTGCGACCATCAATATGGATGGAACCGCGATTTACCAAGGTATTTGTGCGATGTTCGTGGCGCAAGCCTTTGGCGTTGATCTTACTTTTGCAAACTACATGACCATCATCCTCACCGCAACGCTTGCCTCTATCGGTACAGCAGGTGTTCCCGGTGCTGGACTTATCATGCTTTCATTGGTTTTAACTTCGGTAAATTTACCATTAGAAGGGATTGCCATTATCGCAGGAATTGATCGTATTTTAGATATGGCACGCACCACGGTGAACGTTACAGGAGATGCGATGACAGCGGTTCTCGTGGCTCAAAGCGAAGGCGAGCTTGATGAGAAAATCTACAACCAAGACAACGTCGAATAGACCACTTTAATAGTTTACATGTAAGGATTTTTCCTTACATGTAAACGTTAGATTAAGTACACTCCATTGTAAAATAACGCTTCAATATAAACGGTGGAATCACGGTTGTCATTACAATCACAAAAATAAGCATGGCATAGATGTCATTTGGAAGAACGCCATTAACACGCCCCATCTCTGCAAAAATAAGTCCAACTTCACCACGTGGTATCATTGAAACACCGATAATAGCGTTATTTTTAATGCACTTTTGAAAGATAAAAAACGCTCCTGCAAACTTACTCAAAAAAGCAATCGCACTAAAACTAATGCTCAGAAGCCAAAACGTCCACGATGAAAAATCAATCACACGTAAATCCATCGACAGACCCACCATCACAAAAAAAATGGGCGTGAAAATTTGGATAATAGGCGTCATATTGGTTTTTACATCGTTTAAAAGCTGCTCATTCGAGCCTAAAGCGGTACCAAAAGGGAGAAAAAAACGTCTTGAAAGCGCCACTCCTGCGGCAAAAGAACCTAAAATAGCAGGGGCGCCAACCAGATGCGATAAATACGAAAAGAGGAGAATTAACGCGATAATAATCGTAGGAAGATACCCCGGAACCATCATGCGCGCATGGTATTTATGAATCATAAACGAAAGCAATTTGGCAAGAATGGGGGCTAAAATCAAAAATGAAACCACCATCGCACTGACAGAGAACGTGTGGTAAAAACTTACTTCATGCGTCATTGAAAAATCGTAAATAAAAACCAATAAAATAATCCCTATAATATCATCAATCACTGCGGCGCCAATGACGATTTGAGCAATATTGGTCTGCTCCATATGAATGTCTTTAAGCACCCTGAGTGTAATGCCAATACTCGTAGCCGTCAATGTTCCACCAATAAAAAGGGCGATATTGAACGATAGATCAAACAGATAGTATGCGGTGACAAATCCACTGATCAAGGGAAGGAACACCCCTAAAATCGCCACAATAAACGACTTAAGTCCCGCATCTTTCAGTCTTTTAAAGTCGGTTTCCAACCCCACTTCAAACAGAAGCAAGATAATGCCAATCTCCGCTAAAATTTTCAATACTTCATTCGGCGTAATCACACCAAAAACCGATGAGCCTAAGAGTACACCTGCAAGTAATTCGCCCAAAACAGAGGGAATGCCAAATTTTGCAAATAATTCACTTAGAAACCGAGCGACAATAAGAATGAGAAAAAGCGCTAAAAAAAATTCATGAATTTGCATCACTCATTGTAGCAAAAGTTTGATACCAACTATGACAAAAGCAATCCTCTAAACTCTTTACATGTAAAGATTACCCAAACGCTAACCACACCCCAACGCCCAGCATCAATGTCCCTGCGATGCGGTTCATCAGCCTCACATTGTCGCCTTTTTGCAAAAAGATCCGCAAGGTATTGCCACCACTCGCGTAGATAATCATACAGACAAATTCAAGCGTTAAAATAATGGCTAAAAGCACGGATATCTGAGGTATAAGTGGCTTAGTTTGGTTGATAAAAGGCGGAAGAAGAGCGATGAAAAACGCCCACCCTTTTGGGTTAGCAATCGCCGTGATAAAGCCTTGAAGTGCCAAAGAAGTCGCGGAGATAGTAGATGAACACTCCGTTTTTGAAAGCGCCATCTTGCCACGGTTCAGCCAGAGTTGCACACCCAAATAGCCCAAATAAAGCCCGCCTGCGTATTTAAAAATCGTAAAAATATCAGGATGATTGATCATAATCGCCGCGACCCCAATGACCGAAGAGAGCGCTACAATCGCCACTCCGACTAGCTCGCCTGCCATCATGTAAAACGTGCGCTTAAGCCCGATGCTCATGCCCAAACTCATCGCGAGTGTCATGCACATACCCGGAGTCACCGAGACAAAAAAGAAGGTGGGAAGAAAAATCGCCATAATCGAAAAATCAACTGCAGAAGCCACGTCACATCCTTTAAACAAAATGGCATTATAGCTCATCTCTTCTTTCTAAAAAAGAGAAGTTAGTTTTAAACGGTTTCATTTAATTTCAAGAAAGTTTCGTACAATGAAACATTAATTTACGCAAAGGTTAAGTCATGACTGTCTCTGAAGCATTCAAAGCACGAAAATCCTCACGCGCTTTTTTACCCCAAGAGGTTTCACCAACACTCATCGAAGCGATTTTAAACGATGCCAAACACGCACCCTCAGGTGTCAATATGCAACCATGGCACGTGTACGTCGTCAGTGGAGAAAAAAAACACACACTTGAAACCAAAGTCATCGAAGCTTTTGAGCAAGGTCGCAAAGAGGTCATGGACTATGCGTACTACCCGTCCACGTGGGGAGAGCCCTATAAAAGTCGCCGAAAAGAGACAGGGCTTTTGATGTACAGCACACTGGGCATTTCAAAAGAGGACAAATTAAGGCAAATCGAGCAATGGAAGCTCAACTACCGCGCATTTGACGCACCCGTGGTACTCTACTTTTTTATCGACGCTAACCTTGAAAAAGGCTCGTATCTCGACTATGGCATGTTCTTGCAGTCCGTTATGTTGAGCGCTACGGAGAAAGGGTTAGCAACCTGCCCTCAAGCCGCTTTGGCTGAGTTTCCAAGCATCGTTAAAGAGGAACTTGGCACCCCAGAGAACATGCTTCTGCTTTGCGGTATGGCGCTCGGATATGAAGATAAAGAGGCGCTTATCAACAGCTACCGAACGCCTCGCATTAGCCTTGATTCGTTTGTAACATTCTACCGTTGAGCGCATTCTTGCATCTAACCCATTTTCAAGTACAATACCGTAAAACAAAAGGATAACGTATGCGTCTACTTGGCAATGTTCTGTGGTTTCTTTTAGGTGGCGTTTTTATGGGGCTTTCGTGGTGGTTTTTTGGCGTCATTGCCTTGCTCACGATTGTCGGGATTCCTTGGGCAAAAGCCTGCTTTGTCATCGGTCAATTTACGTTCTTCCCCTTTGGCAAAGAGTCCATCAGCCGCAAATCACTGCATCAAAAAGAGGACATCGGCACGGGAACATTGGGGCTTATCGGTAACGTTTTTTGGTTTGTTTTTGCTGGTATTTGGCTTGCCATTGGGCACATTATGTCTGCCATTGCGTGCTTTGTAACGATCATCGGCATTCCGTTTGCGATCCAACACCTTAAATTGGCTGTCATTTCACTCGCACCCATTGGACAAACCATCGTCGATAAAGAGGTCGCCGCGGTGATTCGTCAAAAAGAGGCGGAAGATTTTGTGGAGCAATCACGCTAAACAATGCCCATAACGATCCATCCTTTTGAGACCTTGTTTACCACTGAAATTGTCAACCTCCATCACGCCTGCGTACATGCGATTGACCCCTCCATCTATTCGCTCGAACAGCAAGAAGCGTGGGCGCACACGCCGCCTAATTATCCGTATTGGGAGAAAAGGCTTTCTCTTAAAAAACCGTTTGTGGCGATGGTGGAAGCAAAAATTGTCGGATTTATAGAGCTCGAAGAGAACGGACATATCGACTGCGCCTACACTCATCCAGCGTATCAAAAGTGTGGCGTGATGAGCGAACTTTATACGTATGCCCAAAATGTGGCGCAGCAAAAAGGCATCAAACGCTTATTCCTCGAAGCCTCCATCGTCGCAAAACCCTTTTTTGAAAAGCGCGGATTTGTCACACTCACGCGCAATGAAATCAAGAGAAATGCTCAAATGATCGTCAATTTTTCGATGGAAAAAATACTCAGCTGAATCTTTACATGTAAAACCATTTTAACCTCATTTCTTCTTGACCCTGTAATATGTTCGTACTATAATCACCCTAACGCTATCGTAATAAGGATCGTTTATGTATCTACTATTGGTCGCAAGTTTAAATGAAAACATGAAGTTGGCACGAAGGATCGAAAAAAGCCTAGAAACACTGGGCGTTAAAAGCAAAATCATCAATTTAGTCGATTTGAACATCACCCTATACGACTCAACAAAAGAGGAAAATGACGGCATTCCAAGCAAAATCACAGAGCTCTCAAGCACCATGAAAAACGCTTCAGGCTACATCGTCGTATCGCCCGAGTACAACTACTCCATTCCGCCAACACTCACCAACGTCATCGCATGGCTCTCCCGAAACGGTGAGGATTTCAGAGAACTCTTCACCCTAAAATACGTCCAACTCGCAACGCACTCAGGTGTAGGCGGAAATGACGTCTGCAACGCGATGCGTTTACAGTTTTCAAAACTCGGAGCCATTGTCGCACCCAGAGAGATTGTAACAACGCCCAAAAAAGAGGTTGAAGAAGCTAGTTTGCAGAGGATTTTGAGCCAGTTTGTGGGGATTTCGCAGAAGTAACAGCGCGTTATTTTGAATTTGCATCCACAAAAATCAAAAATTCCTGTGGTGACATCACTTTGATAGTGGCGTTTTTAAACCCTGTGGCATCGCGCGTGACGATGGCGTCCACGTCAGTGTATTTGGCGCTAGTGTAAATGACACTGTCTTCAAAATCACTCCCAACGCTGCGCACACTCTCCACTAAAACAGGTTTGGTGAGGTTGGTGATTTCAAACAGGGTGAGCAAGTTTTCCATCGTCTGATTGCATCGTTTTTTATCGAGATGTTTGCCCAAAAGGTAGTAGAGTGTGGTGAGTGTTGTGGGGCATAAAAAGCCTTGGATCTGCTTTGATTCTATCTTTAAAAAGATCGCTTGCGCCAATTCACTAAAAGGTTCGAGGTCCAAAAGAAGGTCTAAAACAACGTTCGTATCGAGTAATACTCTCATAAATATTTCTTTTCAAGATACGCTTGATACGCCTCTTCCCCAGCTCCTTTTAAAATGCCCCGAAGTTGTGAAGTTTTAGACGATGGCGCTGTTTTTTCCTCTTTTTTCAAGATAGACTCAAAAAACTGCGTGACCATTTTTGAAACGGAAGTGTTGTGTTTTTTTGCATACAGTTTCATATTTTCGATCAACTGCACATCCGTATAAAGCGTTATTTTTGAACTCATTTCCCGCTCCTTTTAGTCGTATATATTTTTTATTATTATACGGTATTTTTTGTTTTGTGTCAAAAGGGAATTTAGAGATAATCTTGTATAATTGAAAGATATAAGAGATTATTGAGTGTGGGTTAACGAAAATTTGAAAGGGGATTTTTTATGTTCGATATAGCAACTATATCCACTGCGGTTGGTAGTGTTAAAACTGCAATCGAAATTGCAAAACTTATAAAAGAGAGTTCAGGGTCTCTGCAAAAAGCAGAGCTTGATTTAAAACTAGCTGAACTTATTACCTCTCTTGCTGATGTCAAACTGCAAATGGCAGATATTAAAGATGCTCTTCTGGAAAGTGAAAACGAGAAAAAAGAACTCAAAGCAAAATTGGCATTACAAGCCAAACTTGAATTTGAAATGCCTTACTATTGGACGATAGAAGAAGATGGTGAAAAAGATGGACCATTTTGCCAACTCTGTTACGATAAAGAAAAAAAGCTTATTCGATTACAAGATCTACAAGATGGTGAATGGTTGTGCCATTCCTGTGGAAAACTTTTTAAGGACAAAACTTATACTTCAAGAAATTATTATTGAGAGGCTTATATCTAAACCTCTCACTCCTCAATTTTCTGCATCCGATAATACAACACAGGAATCACCAAAAGCGTCAATATCGCGGAACTCACCACACCGCCGATCATCGGAGCGGCGATGCGTTGCATGACTTCGCTTCCGACACCATCCAACCACATAATCGGTAAAAGTCCTCCAAGGATGGCGAAAACGGTCATCAGTTTGGGGCGAACTCTCAGCACTGCACCTTCAAAGATGGCTTCTTGAATATTTTTTGCCGTTCGCTCTTTTACATGTAAAATGGCTTCTTCAAGATAGATGATCATAACAATCGCCGTTTCCACCGCGATGCCGATGAGTGCCAAAAAGCCCACGATGACAGCGATGGAAAGGTTAAAGTTCAAGACATCCACATACAAAAACCCACCCACA from Sulfurospirillum multivorans DSM 12446 carries:
- a CDS encoding ABC transporter ATP-binding protein produces the protein MPSSHPSVIKVEQLSKTYGKGENAVMAIKECSFEIFKGETVALLGPSGSGKTTLITMIGCITEPTQGKLYLDGELIYDQHWCISDTRKLRRQKIGFIFQSHNLIPFLNVEENITLVPLMNKTNPKEATLKAKELLEYLGVGNKLTAMPSQLSGGQSQRVAIARSLANNPKIILADEPTAALDGERALSVMHLLKKLATEQDVAILVVTHDERMIPLFDRIIRVNDGFVSEELK
- a CDS encoding GTP pyrophosphokinase — encoded protein: MENNKHHLIAEFEKELKQYESFSDKMDILLKELLDQENISYHSIENRVKEKSSLSKKIDGKNKYQNLDEITDIVGCRIISYFEIDVEKIVNLIFKEFKIDEVNSIDKKKILDPDRFGYLSYHIICSINDERAQLREYKNYKNLKFEIQVRTILQHAWAEIEHDIGYKSNIAVPREFRRKFSRIASILEIADDEFSRLKLDIHNYVETISKQGFENIDINAESLKLFIEQSNDLEEIEAYIIEKLELTSIAFSEQMQAANISLFLNIINTFTTYKEILEVQNSIQKNKKLIKQFIVKWAHARGKLLERFRENFEQKDGFIIGYALMIEFLETNHKEGLGAFFPSLSAHEKEEAVALALKIYKEITRNK
- a CDS encoding nucleotidyltransferase family protein, whose translation is MSEKELILQKLSALKAQFAGHYHITSLALFGSTARGEATEKSDIDLLVDFSQTPDLLTFIELEEKLKSALGKNVDLVPKRKLRAELCQNILKEAIAV
- a CDS encoding tRNA-uridine aminocarboxypropyltransferase, producing MCGHICPIETHTKFIVLMHPKEFKKTKNGTGHLTHLSLPNSELFMGIDFSDNARINEIIEAYESFILYPSSHAINLSHQNPLAETSLHVKKPMAIFLIDSTWACSLKMMRESKNLHALAHISFDSTKRSEFKIKEQPLEYCLSTIESTLTVLELLSQWQIETIKHEQLEAFLTPFHAMIHYQLVCIQNPLHQAVRFKPKKSKAVDA
- a CDS encoding glycoside hydrolase family 3 N-terminal domain-containing protein; amino-acid sequence: MRNIISFILFLTLYSLPLQAMPEDAVLKKMIGRMLVIGFDDATIDAQSAIVQELQTYELGGVILFDRFYKERERIKNISSPAQLQELTKQLKHYAQKPLLISIDQEGGKVARLKKRDGFSEFPSAFSFSKSSFEHAKERYTQMAQMLKEYGINCDFGPVVDLAINAENRVIVGLERSYGKESEAVTQYAQIFSDALKSKGVISVLKHFPGHGSSLGDSHQGFVDVTQTWSEKELEPYQNLINTNTVSMIMSAHVYNAKLDDTYPATLSYAINSTLLRGKMHYHGVLISDDLQMEAIANYYTLKETVTLAINSGIDMLLFGNQLSKTQTNAIVETIFSQIKSGKIPLARILEANERIARLPL
- a CDS encoding dicarboxylate/amino acid:cation symporter, producing MISWWKHMALWKKIFIGLCLGLIVGLLFKDVALMLKPLGTLFINLIKMLIVPLIFATLVTGITSMEDLSKMRRIGLKTFSIYLVTTAIAVAIGLAFGIFFEPGAGVALNNTAAVVAKKAPPLIDTLLALITTNPVESLAKGDILQIIFFAIFLGISISLAGEKGKPVAAFFDSFSEVMFKMTEIVISFAPIGVFGLMAWVSASYGIDVLISLAKVIACVYIASIIHMALTMGGGIALLARLNPITFFKGVASAQTVAFTTTSSSGTLPITTSNAIHNLGVSKPIASFVLPLTGCDHQYGWNRDLPRYLCDVRGASLWR
- a CDS encoding dicarboxylate/amino acid:cation symporter, translating into MDGTAIYQGICAMFVAQAFGVDLTFANYMTIILTATLASIGTAGVPGAGLIMLSLVLTSVNLPLEGIAIIAGIDRILDMARTTVNVTGDAMTAVLVAQSEGELDEKIYNQDNVE
- a CDS encoding cation:proton antiporter codes for the protein MQIHEFFLALFLILIVARFLSELFAKFGIPSVLGELLAGVLLGSSVFGVITPNEVLKILAEIGIILLLFEVGLETDFKRLKDAGLKSFIVAILGVFLPLISGFVTAYYLFDLSFNIALFIGGTLTATSIGITLRVLKDIHMEQTNIAQIVIGAAVIDDIIGIILLVFIYDFSMTHEVSFYHTFSVSAMVVSFLILAPILAKLLSFMIHKYHARMMVPGYLPTIIIALILLFSYLSHLVGAPAILGSFAAGVALSRRFFLPFGTALGSNEQLLNDVKTNMTPIIQIFTPIFFVMVGLSMDLRVIDFSSWTFWLLSISFSAIAFLSKFAGAFFIFQKCIKNNAIIGVSMIPRGEVGLIFAEMGRVNGVLPNDIYAMLIFVIVMTTVIPPFILKRYFTMECT
- a CDS encoding LysE family translocator gives rise to the protein MASAVDFSIMAIFLPTFFFVSVTPGMCMTLAMSLGMSIGLKRTFYMMAGELVGVAIVALSSVIGVAAIMINHPDIFTIFKYAGGLYLGYLGVQLWLNRGKMALSKTECSSTISATSLALQGFITAIANPKGWAFFIALLPPFINQTKPLIPQISVLLAIILTLEFVCMIIYASGGNTLRIFLQKGDNVRLMNRIAGTLMLGVGVWLAFG
- a CDS encoding nitroreductase; translated protein: MTVSEAFKARKSSRAFLPQEVSPTLIEAILNDAKHAPSGVNMQPWHVYVVSGEKKHTLETKVIEAFEQGRKEVMDYAYYPSTWGEPYKSRRKETGLLMYSTLGISKEDKLRQIEQWKLNYRAFDAPVVLYFFIDANLEKGSYLDYGMFLQSVMLSATEKGLATCPQAALAEFPSIVKEELGTPENMLLLCGMALGYEDKEALINSYRTPRISLDSFVTFYR
- a CDS encoding YccF domain-containing protein, whose product is MRLLGNVLWFLLGGVFMGLSWWFFGVIALLTIVGIPWAKACFVIGQFTFFPFGKESISRKSLHQKEDIGTGTLGLIGNVFWFVFAGIWLAIGHIMSAIACFVTIIGIPFAIQHLKLAVISLAPIGQTIVDKEVAAVIRQKEAEDFVEQSR
- a CDS encoding GNAT family N-acetyltransferase, translating into MPITIHPFETLFTTEIVNLHHACVHAIDPSIYSLEQQEAWAHTPPNYPYWEKRLSLKKPFVAMVEAKIVGFIELEENGHIDCAYTHPAYQKCGVMSELYTYAQNVAQQKGIKRLFLEASIVAKPFFEKRGFVTLTRNEIKRNAQMIVNFSMEKILS
- a CDS encoding NAD(P)H-dependent oxidoreductase — encoded protein: MYLLLVASLNENMKLARRIEKSLETLGVKSKIINLVDLNITLYDSTKEENDGIPSKITELSSTMKNASGYIVVSPEYNYSIPPTLTNVIAWLSRNGEDFRELFTLKYVQLATHSGVGGNDVCNAMRLQFSKLGAIVAPREIVTTPKKEVEEASLQRILSQFVGISQK
- a CDS encoding PIN domain-containing protein — encoded protein: MRVLLDTNVVLDLLLDLEPFSELAQAIFLKIESKQIQGFLCPTTLTTLYYLLGKHLDKKRCNQTMENLLTLFEITNLTKPVLVESVRSVGSDFEDSVIYTSAKYTDVDAIVTRDATGFKNATIKVMSPQEFLIFVDANSK